The following proteins come from a genomic window of Ursus arctos isolate Adak ecotype North America unplaced genomic scaffold, UrsArc2.0 scaffold_12, whole genome shotgun sequence:
- the LOC113244901 gene encoding olfactory receptor 11A1-like: MVMLPWENQTTIVEFVLRGFSSNRQLNIFLFITFFAFYVIIISGNILVVLLVLFSQHLHTPMYFFLVNLSFLEICYTSNIVPKMLLIIIAEQKTISVAGCLAQFYFFGSLAATECLLLAVMSYDRYLAICQPLRYPILMTGPLCIRLAASSWLCCFLLTAITMVLLSTLPFCGPNEIDHFFCDFTPLVHLSCVDTSLTETIAFATSSAVTLVPFLLIAASYSCILVAILRIPSGTGRRKAFSTCSSHLTVVTVFYGTLIATYLVPSANSSRLLRKGFSLLYTILTPMFNPIIYSLRNRDIHEALKMCLSKKPAFLLS; this comes from the coding sequence ATGGTGATGCTGCCCTGGGAAAACCAAACGACCATAGTGGAATTTGTGCTTCGAGGATTCTCCTCCAACCGACAGctaaatattttcctctttataacGTTTTTCGCTTTCTACGTCATAATCATTTCTGGAAACATCCTCGTTGTTCTGCTAGTCTTGTTCAGCCagcacctccacacccccatgtacttcttcctggtgAACTTGTCCTttctagagatctgctatacCTCCAATATTGTCCCCAAGATGTTGCTGATTATCATAGCTGAACAGAAGACTATCTCTGTGGCTGGGTGCCTGGCCCAGTTCTACTTCTTTGGATCCCTGGCTGCAACAGAGTGTCTCCTGCTCGCTGTGATGTCCTATGACCGGTACCTGGCCATCTGCCAACCTCTCCGCTATCCCATCCTCATGACTGGCCCCCTTTGCATTAGGCTGGCTGCCAGCTCTTggctctgctgcttcctccttACAGCAATCACCATGGTCCTACTGTCTACACTACCCTTCTGTGGACCCAATGAAATTGATCACTTCTTCTGCGACTTCACCCCTCTGGTCCATCTCTCCTGCGTGGACACCTCACTGACTGAGACCATTGCCTTCGCCACCTCTTCTGCAGTGACTCTggttccctttctcctcatcGCTGCCTCCTATTCCTGCATTCTTGTGGCTATCCTGAGAATTCCATCTGGCACAGGCCGGAGaaaggccttctccacctgctcctcccacctcacTGTGGTCACAGTGTTTTATGGGACACTCATCGCCACGTACCTTGTGCCTTCGGCCAACTCTTCACGACTCTTGCGCAAAGGATTCTCTCTGCTCTACACCATCCTGACACCCATGTtcaaccccatcatctacagcctgagaaaCAGAGACATCCATGAAGCCCTGAAGATGTGCTTGAGTAAGAAGCCAGCTTTCCTCCTTAGCTGA